The Streptomyces tendae genome has a window encoding:
- a CDS encoding putative leader peptide translates to MQCQASVLRSRGQADLTKRRAVDLCRVAAMLCRTF, encoded by the coding sequence ATGCAGTGTCAGGCGAGCGTCCTCCGGTCGAGGGGACAGGCGGATCTCACGAAGCGGCGGGCAGTGGACCTGTGCCGTGTCGCCGCCATGCTCTGTCGCACTTTCTGA
- a CDS encoding MoaD/ThiS family protein: MAKVTVRYWAAAKAAAGVAEEPYEAATLADALDAVRGRHPGELTRVLLRCSFLVDGDPVGKRAHETVRLADGGTVEVLPPFAGG, translated from the coding sequence ATGGCAAAGGTCACGGTGCGGTACTGGGCCGCCGCCAAGGCCGCGGCGGGGGTGGCCGAGGAGCCGTACGAGGCTGCCACGCTCGCGGACGCGCTCGACGCCGTGCGCGGGCGGCATCCCGGCGAGCTCACGCGTGTGCTGCTGAGGTGCTCGTTCCTCGTCGACGGTGATCCCGTGGGTAAGCGCGCGCACGAGACGGTACGGCTGGCCGACGGCGGCACGGTCGAGGTGCTTCCGCCGTTCGCAGGAGGGTGA
- a CDS encoding LmeA family phospholipid-binding protein codes for MRALRILLIIAVILGAVFVAVDRVAVHFAEGEAADRLRATENLSSTPDVDIKGFPFLTQVLDGTFDEVQVGIHDYEAGTGDGNGTIRIADLRADMKGVDFSGDFSSAVADSATGTATVAYDELLKTAKSESTQVAPGITAEVVGLSDGGNGKIKVALETSVFGKKLPEPVSVLSSVTVVDGNTVRVRADALPVLGGVEIAETRVRRITDFEQKIDGLPGGIRLEKVQAAQDGVDVTVTGTDVRLVG; via the coding sequence ATGCGCGCACTGCGAATACTGCTGATCATCGCCGTGATACTCGGCGCCGTCTTCGTCGCCGTCGACCGCGTCGCGGTGCACTTCGCCGAGGGCGAGGCCGCCGACCGCCTCCGGGCCACGGAGAACCTCTCGTCCACCCCCGACGTCGACATCAAGGGCTTCCCCTTCCTCACCCAGGTGCTCGACGGCACCTTCGACGAGGTGCAGGTCGGCATCCATGACTACGAGGCCGGCACCGGCGACGGCAACGGCACCATCCGCATCGCCGACCTGCGCGCCGACATGAAGGGCGTCGACTTCTCCGGCGACTTCAGCTCCGCCGTCGCCGACAGCGCCACGGGTACCGCGACGGTCGCGTACGACGAGCTGCTCAAGACCGCCAAGTCCGAGTCCACCCAGGTGGCGCCCGGCATCACCGCCGAGGTCGTGGGGCTGTCCGACGGGGGGAACGGGAAGATCAAGGTCGCGCTGGAGACCAGCGTGTTCGGCAAGAAGCTGCCCGAGCCGGTCTCCGTGCTCAGCTCGGTGACCGTCGTGGACGGCAACACCGTGCGCGTACGGGCGGACGCGCTGCCGGTGCTCGGCGGCGTGGAGATCGCCGAGACGCGGGTGCGCCGCATCACCGACTTCGAGCAGAAGATCGACGGACTGCCCGGCGGCATCCGTCTGGAGAAGGTGCAGGCGGCGCAGGACGGCGTGGACGTCACGGTCACGGGGACCGACGTGCGGCTGGTCGGCTAG